In Mytilus edulis chromosome 7, xbMytEdul2.2, whole genome shotgun sequence, a single genomic region encodes these proteins:
- the LOC139481705 gene encoding uncharacterized protein has translation MSGEPPVGHPCHQLSNPSAQLFWCRHCMTGFPDPMQRWRHSKECKAISTQKKYGGYNHSNQQIHPFLSKYESPTPSPQSETSTPNKKKRMDLKCYICKKEFVTINEMRDHVKRPCNKPEMKNELKDTFDSLISANEEDSDDSVSQNEDKVTNQIETLLKAAQILQQKKDQLKQFSNSNGSSEQISVPENSDIDQDSSDLKSQYTMLDLVKRAKVERKKNGSHKKVDGNSEDANSSQVMSNADKLDEALKIYDFISDTPEPSPHPLETCASKPEMSPLHLEQSPCQQVQSPHGQEVLSCDLGTTICKPDASPCNPDLENDGNEISTESLNKTYIVSSHQPQTSDCNKIPKITLKLVTGEKPKSEVWGIGAALPKRIRKRKSKDFFDDFPTKVKKKEMTLKEMQDKLLKNKVKQKIDNRIKLKINKKEQLITDVKDVETEKEKESPLEGDNEGENKKEENNNKTKRKNDVKTKTKETKNTKTLKTRNDGKKNLVVVLTDCLSNEKTATDSKKPTRAAKSVKKAVNGKQKPLLKTKVPQKQKNGKVGTRERAVVNSNKAKDKKSYIKEGNKTIDRKTEKSKTAVLNSSKTKPQSKQKPATKLKVPDSKKNMSRKLKNEKPVKCKACERTFKTRDMLIKHNQIPCRMRNTRTMTQIILRPKKSVVHTLPLTQRQINAAKRRKQIAGKLSILDNSTRREGSVQSERQSEKQEKPKKSAKSRKRLISPYFTFCITPKDKSQIFEPLDCETLSEKDRYFYKLGMFSVLLRKTTEEKVENTEDDKAEVSEELKPCEITIDSHTDVQSLPSFTSTGSEISPPILEKVSEISKNSDVQNESNSAKVIISQESLDPPDLVNILSAADVKRRARDTVKTSLSCQDKLELTSYPSVTPPVSNVVSVTSPYNGQPSQTPPSDGAAGLLVETVKSPTITNGANSSIAVNSSQEEKGCKKVTEIENDKENRGDNIVLPEIIKKDVGVSCDGDDILKEMENCKYFDGFSVGLKLIKPREKALLEKISKDAEISLQTRSSHCVAETKFGTNRKLTYTVTLGIQTERSFLKTKLKPLKSTEKESLKCKESQCLENENKKHAKCKENLIPEKENMKNKELSFLEKSNAKSKESPSLEKSNAKSKESLTYDKVIRNKSNSNLSGIKSTEKVKEKQEERNLFHSIADLISAPVEKKGITPQEALFDSILPSPKVTFDDILEIGNAHLKKHNYEKAEDISDRQSITEVEIVLPKGSKIAQLCTDIDWLESADLRPVKSAPIQQKVNVNKIESSISASTFSRKDFNYDIGQKFTTSSSETDLSFMNKAIPNFCESKHVCDIFVSSTPSIVFSDSQKSVRDRSKPEEVYVYPNKPIMSTEIDSVSVKRAQPSKVDEELNKNSSNNLLELIAKTMGTIPEEAKQKFEKSVMSLLTSATSPMDTMAGGVSTKSKRSKEGQIIIMNNTTDSDLFSSDITVIDDEPTNNDHIAKRICNDRVIRPSNFCTASKFENKSQNKSARDSLSRNSIDLKRSQENDFSNKTSNFCTASKLQIEEENTSFRDSSSRNSVDFKGSEDNDFSNKTVESSWIDEMNNKSETCIPIDDSSEQFFQFCSSANKLDDVKKETSSRSMINFMDSNNTYKPFTGFNDTKSICNQSWTPISQNNKMTTKQAPTLVSENSRTNLLLTPPIRYSGSNFNVKSDSLASRRRSPRPPNIITNNQVQLNALNNGNKDDIHDISDTDSPTLVTNFDFEDYAEHLKEETFFTTDSLSPIQPVSIIPSSEQPLSDILFRKSPGPFNYSKKGNAAVITHNVAPLNLIQSPNNAKTVQKSEAFLKPLAIDCNQSKEDESYICDISPPLEGPTHISPIDLAKVASAKMTNELILKSQGFGHHGLLQLSNRSMPSPNIALLQQKSPQIYGSPKNFSPLGNIDQQKSIEDYPPIVQRGNSQDGSILDNHHTHFDTSFSPIQLIDVHLNTYKPNSIHSSKVFSQNRQQPAAPSPDVERWDKRQNVIVSPSFNQNRPKNVENGQDLSKQKQRHNVNILRNNNKPQERRQSLPVKNNYLNSNQQQSMPTEFVVSEKSRNASMSTKSNNYINSCTEPQDAILDMIDKSNKFQNHFMPKKNDKIQPNSNAMDKIQDQFAGSRKNVQDSSVQNRMEKLQDHFIPSKMNKIQEHLMSRKSDKVQDRFLTKNKDQVQDHLTSSPSSSPSFQYQRKHSKMAAHHRQSHMKNSDSSSGESPKSSSKVDPYSRVHHVPQHEALSHSQRKYHDHSHGKSKFQNTSRIPHQEMSTQSLHQKEQTVSKGRIDQFQPVLQQSEPLSLSTRLRTEQAHNKSSLSNMHRSQSFDQPHVKSHLSFQHAPPCSEKSAVCSPIPSSSASYVASSKGSVFDFQNSIHSVRQISNQGLLSSSNQGLEFTGLLNRDRFSNSQVHRQMSAPCNLMNKPKVSSNVVPNTDYEDVSSPEEVEVYPTTPQKKEIPQKLLPPYQLENETISIHSSDKGQSSRVNIPEHFDFKSSLNPRVQYVGQRNVVDSGNRVFQEQRQMPPNFYLPPRLVHKPSDMFDPSVQFEFGTGDISDSILDNI, from the exons ATGTCAGGGGAACCACCTGTTGGGCACCCATGTCATCAGCTGAGCAATCCATCGGCACAGTTGTTCTGGTGCCGTCACTGTATGACTGGTTTCCCTGATCCAATGCAGAGATGGCGTCATAGCAAAGAATGTAAAGCAATATCTACTCAGAAGAAGTATGGCGGCTACAATCATTCGAACCAACAGATCCATCCATTTTTATCAAAGTATGAATCCCCTACGCCTTCCCCTCAGAGTGAGACTTCAACtccaaataaaaagaaaaggatGGACTTAAAATGTTACATCTGTAAGAAAGAATTTGTGACGATCAATGAAATGAGAGATCATGTCAAACGACCGTGTAACAAACCAGAAATGAAAAATGAGTTGAAGGATACTTTTGATTCATTGATTTCAGCCAATGAGGAAGATTCGGACGATAGTGTGTCACAAAATGAAGACAAGGTCACAAACCAGATAGAAACACTTTTAAAAGCAGCTCAGATATTACAACAAAAGAAAGATCAACTAAAACAATTTAGTAATTCGAATGGTTCCTCAGAACAGATATCTGTGCCAGAGAATTCTGACATTGATCAGGACTCATCTGACCTCAAGTCTCAGTATACAATGTTGGATCTAGTTAAAAGAGCAAAAGTTGAAAGAAAAAAG AATGGTTCTCACAAGAAAGTAGATGGAAATTCAGAGGATGCCAACAGTAGTCAG GTGATGAGCAATGCAGATAAGCTGGACGAAGCCCTGAAAATCTACGATTTTATTTCCGATACACCAGAACCTTCACCACATCCTCTGGAAACCTGTGCCTCAAAACCAGAAATGTCTCCACTGCATCTAGAGCAATCACCATGCCAACAGGTTCAATCTCCACATGGCCAGGAGGTGCTATCATGTGATCTAGGAACAACCATTTGCAAACCTGATGCATCCCCTTGCAATCCAGATCTTGAAAATGATGGCAACGAAATATCGACGGAATCTCTTAATAAAACATACATTGTTTCTAGTCATCAACCGCAGACATCTGATTGTAACAAAATACCGAAAATAACTTTGAAATTAGTCACTGGAGAAAAACCTAAATCTGAAGTGTGGGGAATAGGGGCAGCTCTTCCTAAACGAATTAGGAAAAGGAAAAGCAAAGACTTTTTTGACGATTTTCCGACAAAAGTTAAAAAGAAGGAAATGACTCTTAAAGAAATGCAggataaattgttaaaaaacaaaGTGAAACAAAAGATTGACaatagaataaaattaaaaataaacaaaaaggaaCAGTTAATAACAGATGTGAAAGACgtagaaacagaaaaagaaaaagaaagtccACTGGAAGGTGATAATGAGGGTGAAAATAAAAAAGAggaaaataataacaaaacaaaaaggaaaaatgatgtaaaaacaaagacaaaagaaacaaaaaacactaaaactttaaaaactagAAATGATGGGAAGAAAAATTTAGTTGTTGTTTTGACTGACTGCCTATCAAATGAGAAAACAGCAACGGATTCTAAAAAGCCAACAAGGGCTGCAAAAAGTGTTAAAAAAGCTGTGAATGGAAAACAGAAACCgctattaaaaacaaaagttccTCAAAAACAGAAAAATGGGAAAGTGGGTACTAGAGAAAGGGCTGTAGTGAATTCAAATAAGGCAAAGGATAAGAAAAGTTACATTAAAGAAGGTAATAAGACTATTGACAGGAAAACCGAAAAGTCAAAAACAGCCGTGTTGAATAGTTCTAAAACAAAACCACAAAGTAAACAAAAACCAGCCACAAAACTAAAAGTACCTGACAGTAAAAAGAATATGTCtcgaaaattgaaaaatgaaaagcCTGTGAAATGTAAAGCTTGTGAAAGGACATTCAAAACAAGGGACATGTTGATCAAACATAATCAAATTCCATGTAGAATGCGAAACACAAGAACTATGACACAGATAATATTGCGACCTAAGAAAAGTGTAGTGCACACCTTGCCGCTAACACAAAGACAGATAAATGCTGCTAAGAGACGGAAACAGATAGCTGGGAAATTAAGTATTTTGGACAATTCAACAAGGCGGGAAGGTTCTGTACAGTCTGAAAGGCAATCTGAAAAACAGGAGAAACCAAAAAAATCGGCTAAAAGTCGGAAACGCCTTATATCACCTTACTTCACATTTTGTATTACTCCAAAAGACAAAAGTCAAATTTTTGAACCCTTAGACTGTGAAACATTGTCAGAAAAGGATAGATATTTCTATAAGTtaggaatgttttctgttttgCTAAGAAAAACAActgaagaaaaagttgaaaacacTGAAGATGACAAAGCTGAAGTGAGTGAAGAACTTAAACCATGTGAGATAACAATTGATTCTCATACAGACGTTCAGTCTCTGCCGTCGTTTACTTCTACTGGGTCAGAAATATCTCCACCAATTCTTGAAAAAgtttcagaaatttcaaaaaatagTGATGTGCAAAATGAAAGTAATTCAGCGAAAGTAATTATTAGTCAGGAAAGTCTAGATCCTCCTGATTTAGTGAATATTCTTAGTGCTGCAGATGTTAAAAGGCGTGCTCGTGACACCGTGAAGACATCTTTGTCATGTCAGGATAAGTTGGAATTGACTAGTTATCCGAGTGTCACACCTCCTGTATCAAATGTTGTATCAGTTACCTCACCTTACAATGGACAGCCTTCTCAAACACCACCATCAGATGGTGCTGCAGGCCTTTTAGTAGAAACTGTCAAATCACCGACAATCACAAATGGTGCTAATTCTAGTATTGCTGTTAATTCTAGTCAGGAAGAAAAAGGCTGTAAGAAAGTTACGGAAATTGAAAATGATAAGGAAAATAGGGGAGATAATATTGTGTTGCCTGAAATTATTAAAAAGGATGTTGGTGTATCGTGCGACGGGGATGACATTTTAAAAGAGATGGagaattgtaaatattttgatgGATTTAGTGTTGGTTTGAAGTtaataaaaccgagggaaaaaGCACTTTTGGAAAAAATAAGTAAAGATGCTGAAATAAGTTTACAAACTAGGTCATCTCATTGTGTTGCCGAAACGAAATTTGGTACAAACAGGAAGTTGACATATACCGTAACTCTTGGCATTCAGACTGAAAGAAGTTTTTTGAAAACGAAATTAAAACCTCTGAAAAGTACAGAAAAAGAAAGCTTAAAGTGTAAAGAATCTCAATGCTTAGAAAATGAGAACAAGAAGCATGCCAAGTGTAAAGAGAATTTAATTCCAGAAAaggaaaacatgaaaaataaagaattgtCCTTTTTGGAGAAGAGTAATGCAAAAAGTAAAGAATCACCCTCTTTGGAAAAGAGTAATGCAAAAAGTAAAGAATCACTGACATATGACAAAGTGATTAGGAACAAAAGTAATTCCAACTTATCAGGAATAAAAAGTACTGAAAAAGTGAAGGAGAAACAAGAGGAAAGAAACCTTTTCCATTCTATTGCAGATCTTATATCTGCACCCGTTGAAAAGAAAGGTATAACTCCACAAGAAGCTCTTTTTGATTCTATTCTCCCATCACCTAAGGTTACATTTGACGATATATTAGAAATAGGAAATGCACACCTAAAAAAGCATAATTATGAAAAAGCTGAAGATATATCAGATAGGCAAAGTATAACTGAAGTGGAAATTGTTTTACCTAAAGGTTCAAAAATTGCTCAACTCTGTACTGACATTGATTGGCTGGAATCTGCCGATCTTCGTCCTGTGAAATCGGCACCCATTCAACAAAAAGTAAATGTCAACAAAATAGAAAGTAGTATATCAGCATCAACCTTTTCAAGGAAAGATTTTAATTATGATATTGGACAAAAATTTACTACCAGTAGCTCTGAAACAGATTTATCATTTATGAATAAGGCCATTCCTAACTTTTGTGAGAGTAAGCATGTATGTGATATATTTGTTAGTTCGACTCCAAGTATTGTTTTTAGTGATAGTCAGAAATCTGTTAGAGACAGGTCAAAACCAGAAGAGGTTTATGTTTATCCGAATAAACCAATCATGTCAACGGAAATTGATTCAGTGTCGGTCAAAAGAGCTCAGCCTTCTAAAGTTGACGAAGAACTGAACAAGAATAGCTCAAATAATTTGTTAGAATTAATTGCAAAGACAATGGGTACTATTCCTGAAGAAgctaaacaaaaatttgaaaagtcAGTGATGTCTTTACTCACCAGTGCTACTTCACCTATGGACACAATGGCTGGTGGCGTCTCCACTAAGTCAAAAAGGTCAAAGGAAGGTCAGATTATTATTATGAATAATACAACTGATTCTGACCTGTTTTCTTCCGATATAACTGTTATAGACGATGAACCTACGAACAATGACCATATAGCAAAAAGAATTTGTAATGATCGTGTCATTCGGCCTTCAAATTTCTGTACTGCTtcaaagtttgaaaataaatcgCAGAATAAATCAGCAAGGGATTCTTTATCTAGAAACTCCATAGATTTGAAACGAAGTCAGGAAAACGATTTCTCAAATAAAACTTCAAATTTCTGTACTGCTTCGAAGCTTCAAATTGAAGAGGAGAATACATCATTTAGGGATTCTTCATCTCGAAACTCAGTAGATTTTAAAGGAAGTGAGGATAATGATTTCTCAAATAAAACTGTTGAAAGCTCTTGGATAGATGAAATGAATAATAAAAGTGAAACATGCATTCCAATTGATGATTCTTCTGAACAGTTTTTTCAATTCTGCAGTTCGGCCAATAAATTAGATGATGTCAAGAAAGAAACAAGTTCAAGGTCAATGATAAATTTTATGGATAGTAACAACACTTATAAGCCTTTTACTGGATTTAATGACACTAAAAGTATTTGCAACCAATCTTGGACACCAATTTCTCAAAACAACAAAATGACTACCAAGCAAGCTCCTACATTGGTATCTGAAAACAGCAGGACAAATCTCTTATTGACACCACCAATTCGCTACAGTGGTTCCAATTTTAATGTCAAGTCTGATTCTTTAGCCAGTAGAAGGAGGTCACCTCGACCTCCAAACATCATAACAAATAATCAGGTTCAACTGAATGCTTTGAATAATGGAAATAAAgatgacatacatgacataagtGATACAGATTCTCCTACATTAGTGACAAACTTTGACTTTGAAGATTATGCAGAACATCTGAAAGAAGAAACATTTTTTACAACAGATTCATTATCTCCAATACAGCCAGTTTCTATAATACCTTCAAGTGAGCAACCTTTATCTGACATTCTTTTCAGGAAATCGCCTGGACCATTTAATTATTCAAAGAAAGGAAATGCTGCAGTGATTACGCATAATGTGGCCCCGCTTAATTTAATTCAATCGCCTAATAACGCTAAAACTGTTCAGAAGTCGGAAGCATTTTTGAAGCCTTTAGCTATTGATTGCAATCAAAGTAAAGAGGATGAAAGCTATATTTGTGATATTTCTCCACCTCTTGAAGGACCAACTCACATTTCACCCATTGATTTGGCCAAAGTGgcttctgcaaaaatgaccaatgaACTGATTTTAAAAAGTCAAGGATTTGGGCATCATGGTTTATTACAGCTTTCTAATAGATCAATGCCTTCACCTAATATAGCATTATTACAACAGAAAAGTCCACAGATATATGGCTCTCCTAAAAACTTCAGTCCATTAGGAAATATTGACCAGCAAAAGAGCATAGAGGATTACCCTCCCATTGTTCAGAGAGGCAATTCACAAGATGGTTCCATCCTTGATAACCACCATACTCATTTCGATACTAGTTTCTCTCCTATACAGTTGATTGATGTACATTTAAACACATACAAACCCAATTCTATCCACTCGTCTAAAGTCTTTTCTCAAAATAGACAACAGCCTGCTGCTCCGTCACCTGATGTTGAAAGATGGGACAAAAGACAAAACGTGATTGTTTCTCCATCCTTCAATCAGAATAGAcctaaaaatgttgaaaatggacaGGACCTTAGCAAGCAGAAGCAACGCCATAATgttaatattttaagaaataacaatAAACCTCAAGAAAGACGACAAAGTTTACcggtaaaaaataattatttgaattcaaatcaaCAACAGTCAATGCCAACAGAATTTGTTGTGTCTGAGAAATCACGTAATGCGAGTATGTCAACAAAATCGAACAATTATATTAATTCTTGCACAGAGCCTCAGGATGCTATTTTAGACATGATtgataaatcaaataaatttcagaatCATTTCATGcctaaaaagaatgataaaattCAACCGAATTCAAATGCAATGGATAAAATTCAAGATCAGTTCGCTGGAAGTAGAAAAAATGTTCAAGATTCTAGTGTTCAAAATAGGATGGAAAAATTACAAGATCATTTTATTCCgagtaaaatgaataaaattcagGAACATTTGATGTCTCGTAAAAGTGATAAAGTTCAGGATCGCTTTTTGACTAAAAATAAGGATCAAGTTCAAGATCATTTAACATCTAGTCCATCGTCAAGTCCAAGTTTTCAGTATCAACGAAAGCATTCAAAAATGGCTGCACATCATAGGCAATCGCACATGAAAAATTCTGACAGCTCATCAGGAGAGAGTCCTAAATCTAGTTCAAAAGTGGATCCTTATTCAAGAGTACATCATGTTCCACAGCATGAGGCCTTATCTCATAGTCAAAGAAAATATCATGACCATTCTCATGGAAAATCGAAGTTTCAAAACACATCAAGAATACCTCATCAAGAAATGTCAACACAGTCTTTGCATCAAAAGGAACAAACAGTCAGCAAGGGGAGGATTGATCAATTTCAACCAGTATTACAACAATCTGAACCTCTGTCCTTAAGCACTAGATTACGAACAGAACAGGCACATAATAAATCAAGCTTGTCAAATATGCATAGAAGTCAATCGTTTGATCAGCCCCATGTAAAAAGTCATTTAAGTTTTCAACATGCTCCTCCTTGTTCAGAAAAGTCTGCTGTTTGTTCACCAATACCAAGTTCATCGGCAAGCTATGTTGCCTCTTCTAAAGGAAGTGTGTTTGACTTCCAAAATTCAATACATTCTGTTCGACAGATTAGTAACCAAGGACTTTTGTCAAGTTCCAATCAGGGTTTAGAATTTACAGGTTTATTGAATAGGGATAGATTTAGTAATTCACAAGTACATCGTCAAATGAGTGCTCCCTGTAATTTAATGAACAAACCTAAAGTCTCGTCAAATGTTGTGCCTAACACAGACTATGAGGACGTGTCATCTCCGGAAGAAGTGGAAGTTTACCCTACTACGCCTCAGAAAAAAGAAATACCTCAGAAGTTACTGCCTCCGTATCAGCTAGAAAATGAAACAATATCAATACATTCTAGTGAcaaaggtcaaagttcaagggTAAACATTCCTGAACATTTTGACTTTAAATCTAGTCTTAATCCTAGAGTGCAATATGTAGGACAAAGAAATGTTGTTGATTCAGGGAACAGGGTGTTTCAGGAACAAAGACAAATGCCACCAAATTTTTATCTTCCTCCACGGCTTGTACATAAACCAAGTGATATGTTTGACCCCTCTGTGCAGTTTGAATTTGGTACAGGGGATATATCAGACTCCATTTTAGACAACATTTGA